The following DNA comes from Cucumis sativus cultivar 9930 chromosome 7, Cucumber_9930_V3, whole genome shotgun sequence.
AGTTCGCAGTTCGGCACCCCTTGTTTACTTTTTACATTTCTAGAGCTGttaccaattttctttttttgagttgCTGCCCATTCGGGTGCTCTTTTACTGCTTAATGGTGTAACAGCTTTCTCATTGGCCCAACATTTGGAAGGGATATTCTTAGATCTTTTTGACATACTTGTCGATCTTTTTGAACTTTCCTTCCTAGTAACCTGTGAAGGTCGGCTAGTTGAGGCCTCTCCATTGCTAAACTGTCTCCTGCCAGTGCAGcaagaaaacatataaaagttAGGACAGAAAGAAAAGTTGCCAATTTTGTCTAAATGAAAAGGAATGATTGAAAACAAGGAATAAGAGTTGCTAACATATAATCAATCACCGATCCTCTGTTGCCATCAACTCCCAATGGCAAAAAGTTTGGTAAGCGATTGCGAACCAACTTTTGAATCCTTGGATCttcatgaaaaaaatagtcatgAGCAGGACAGCCGAGCTTATCCATCATTTCACTTGAGCAGCTACTATTGATGGTATGATTATCCATGCAGCTTATATGGCCACTACTTCCTAATCCGGTAGCTGCTTTAACATCCTGCTTCAACTGTGAAAATTCTTTGCAGACTTCATCAAAGGCTGGTGTTGGCAAATGAAAACTTTTCGTTTGACAAAAATCTTTCCATAGATCCTCTTTTTGAGTAATACTCGCTGTcagacttttctttttctcatccACAGTTGCAGAGAGACTAACTGTAGCCTTTTGCTTGTTTAAAGATGAAACGACTTCAGGCCCTTTTCTACTTTGATTGTCACAGCTAGAAGGTTCATCTGAATCAGATTCAAGTAACTGGAACTTTCGAAGAGGACTGATGgttaaattagaaaacaatgaCTTATTTTGCTTTTCCAAACCAACAGAAGTTGGGGCGTCTACAGTCTGTTTGTCTTCCCTTGCCTTTGAACTACTACAGACAGATTGGAAGAGTGACGATGGATGATGGTCTCTTGAAACTGATGTACATGTCAACAATGTGTTAATTGCAGAAAGTAAAACCCTCTGTTAGCCACTTCAAATAAAGAGTAAACAGCTAGCCCTTTAATCATACAAGTCAATTATTTACGATCGAAGAGTCGATCTGATATGTCTTATTTTGACAACTCTGTAAGTGTTCATTCAGTCAACTATAACACAATCATCATAAAGTTACATCTATACTTAACCAAGAATTGtagttataatttataaacagTGCTCAGTTTGAAATCACTGGTGACAATTGACAATCATGCATATATAACAAAGCTCTTGCCTCTTCCAGTTGATTAGTTTCTTAGATCAAAAGGATGTAATACATAATAACTAGCCAAGAGAGCAGTACCATAAACACGTGGTTAGTTATGAGTGATGCCTCATTGGATCTTAGTGGAAATAATACTTCTTTTGTATTGTTGTATCCAAGCCGACTTAAGCATGACTCAACTAATCTCGTGGCACAATTACAATATTTCGTTTCTTCTAGGAGAAAAGCAAGAAGACATGTCTTTTAAGAAGATAAAACCATACAATATAGTATGTTTTGATAACTTTACCTCCTTCTAAAGCAACTCTGCAACAATttgcaaacaaacaaaacaatacacATTATCTTCtaagaaatatatacacaaacaTTCGTGAGTGTTCAAGTTAACTTGGGCTCAAGTACAGAAAATAATCATCTTACTCCACTACATGAGATCACAAGGCAAGCCTGTATGTgcattatatttaaaataataaatcttaGGTACTAATATGATGTTCAATATAAAcacattagttttttttcttttaataagaaacaGCACAGAATAAACatactatataaaaaattctgtaaacttaaagaaaatagtgtATGCATAATGTTCGCATGGAGGCAACTACAACTATCCAAAATTTCCTATACTATGAATCAAGTACCATTACCCAGTGCCCTGCGTCTAACACTTGAATCGAAGCTTTGCTAAACTCTGGACATCATCTATATAACTTTAGAGCTTTGTTTCCGACAATATCCTTTTTAACTTACCATTAATAAAAAACGTGAAACAGCTATTACCTGTAGCACAATCTTCTTGGGATGAAAACTGTTCAATGTCATCATCGACTACAGATAGCAAAGGTGATGATTCCCTTTTCTTGGATACCGAAGAACAACGAGCTGGCCCACGTTTGAGCCGCTTAAATTTTCTAGGCAAATCATGCCCAATTTCTCCAATGCAATCCACAACCCCACCATCGTCCTGTTTGGACGAAATATTGACACCCACCGAAGAGCCAGAAGAGGGTTCATCCGGTAAAGGAGTTTGGGGGTTCAAATCGAAATCCAAATCAAGGCCGAGAGAGAATGAGGGAGGTTCATAGTACGccataataaattgaaaaccCCAGAAGACAGTAAAAAAAGCAGCAAAGCAATCGGTGGCAAAAAAGAGAGTTTAAAAGGCAACATAAGATGTTGATCTATAGTGTACATCTGATGCACATCAAACTTGGACGTCAAAATGAACTCGAGAACCGAGAGGAACGCATATAATTGAGAGGAAATTCGAAATCGAGAAGAGAGAGATGGTTTAGCGGGAGAGGAATTTTCTTCGAAATTTTGCGCGCCTGCAGCAAAAAGAGTGAAAACGGAATTTTGATGACGATTGGATGAGTTCTATTGCGACTTGGCCAGGCTCCCGCCTAGCCTTCAAAAGTTAAAGCCCAAGTTCAACAGGACCTAAGAAATTGTTTCAAGTTTGGACTCAGGTCGACCCAACGTTTATAGGGCTGATCAGAAAATAGCACagtacaaatttaatttagataaaaagaaatttgtgagaatgacaaaataagATAGTCTAAGCCAGTTTGGAAGacagtaaatttaaaaaataatttgatttttagcaaaattgtaaaagatatatatattttttagaatttttcaaccaattTTATCCCCGGATAGAATGAAtatcattttgttaattacatTTGTTAActgtaaaacaataaaacataacatataATTATGATTACGACGTATTTGaatatcattcaattttataataatattaaataaatatttattttatctattgatctcatttaactaaattatagaTTCATGCCTTAAATTTATAACAGATTATCTTATTGCTTAATTGTAGGTTTCGTGGCAagattccaaaatttgaatttaaaataatatcttttactaaaattatgcattttatataataacaacCTCATATAAATGTTGTATCTTTCTTAGAATTATGCATATAGCAATTATTTCATATTCGGATTGAtcacattaataataataaattgttaagcattattttaggaaataaaTGGAAACATAATGCCAATGCAATCTTGTTATGtaattatcattaaattaaGAACATTTTCTATAGATACTATTTactactatttaaaaattgattttaaattcttgTAAATTCTCCTAAAATCGTGTTATTGGATTGATATCTCTAAAATAATggtaaacataaatttaacatttttggattatttatatttcaaaatatttataaaattattaaatttaaattttgtatttaaataccTCCAAAATACTTATTGCACAtaacaaattgaatttaaaattttatcttccCTAAAATCGTGgtaattggtttatttttattttcaaaaagttggTATCGTGctaattggtttatttttaattttaaaaaattgtgtttattGTACCAATGgtatgaataattattttgagacgtgtttaaattacattaatatctacgttaattttcataaagtaAAAGTCTCAAATTCCACATAttccaaatacaaattatttcaatagGTCAAAAAAACGAGACATGATAttgaaaatagcaaaaattcattgtattttgtaaataacattcaaatttggtaaatcttaattaaaaatgttattttgtacaatttattaaataatacatgatatagttttaataacaaattgaatttaaattttagatccCTAAATTTATGTCAAATATAATACaagaattttacttttttttttaaatatatttttagccGATTTTACTTGTACAGAGGAAAATTCTTATCCGAAAGATATAGTGTACTTGTGTAGGTTAAAATGATGGAATATGACGGAATATAACCCAGAATCACGAATACATTGTATTTGCACATCATTTAGTTctgtaaaaatattaaataaatatttattttcgaaatgaatttgattgaatCAATATCCCCTACATTGAAGCCTACAATTTATTCTagattttcttgtttgtaggtttcaaatcaagtaattaacaatttatttagttgtggttgttaaaattaaaattgtatcttAGTCCTATAATTATGATGCACTTGATGTATATATGattattctaagaaaattttgatctttcTCTATAATTGGGATACTTgattgattttctaaaataatgtcaaacctaatttcaaacttttaggAATCAATGTTTGTGATTATCCTAGTAATATTATGGATATTGTGTAAGACCCGtttctaatttgagtataagaatttaaaatctGGTTaagagttttgaaattttgcgTTTTAGAATAGAGTAGGTGTTTGAAATAAGACTTTGCGTTAAGAAGTTGACATTTGAATAAATCCAGGGAAATGATTAAGCGACAAAGTCTTTTATGTTAAAGTATAAGTTTTGGGATTTAGAAGTTAATTCGTGagaaaaatttgagaaaataagaGTTTGCTGTAGGATCTACAAGTCTAAACGCTCTCAATAGAAAGAGTCTTCATGTAAGTTAAGAAGTGAAAAGTTTTGACTAAGTGTTAGACTAGGCATTTTGGATAGTCTTCGCAAGAAGAACCAAGTGTTTCGTGGAGAAGAAGTCTGCGAGGAAGCCTTGAAGTTTATGTTCATGATAAGAATTCTATGCGAGTAAAAGTTGGATAGTTCGCGAGGAAGGTTTCTTgtagtaaaaatataaccacGCGATAAGGTTGTTCGCGAAAAATGTTAAGTGGTTGAAGTTATTCGTGGTATGGAGTTAGGCGAGCAGAAAGGTCTGGcgaagaaaatgtcaaatctgatttgacaGGGGTTAGTGtgtaagattaaggatttACACTACAATAATTAGGGGGAAGtgtaagattaaggatttACACTACAATAATTAGGGTCTTCCCCAACGTAGGGCAACGTTGCCAAAAACCCTCACAAACGTCGCAGAAGGCTACCGTGATGTCGTACACGACGTCACTGAAAGCTCATCGGGGATACTTTATGCGATGCATCTCGCTCCCACGTCGACGAAACGTTCCCTCGCGTACGAACTAGTACATCACTGAAGCCTTCCGCGACATTACGCGGCGATAGATAGTTAAAATGCATAAAATGGGAAATTGTTTCACCgttgttgattttatgaaaGCAAACGTTCACAGTTGTCAATGCTGACATTGTAGACGACTAGACGTGTTGAAAGAAATGTTCGCAGACGTGTTGAAAGAGAAGgtagaatgtttttttttttttttatattgtgtTTTAGGTTAAGGAGAAGGGAATTTCACTAAGGGCATAATTGACTTTTCACTAtcaatttgtcctaaatcttaactttttttttttttttttttttcaacctCAATCCAAAAGGTCATCAATCCCTCCAAAATTAGCCTATTTTTGGTATCCCAAGAAACTAGAAAAAGTACACATGCACCTTGAACACATGAGTTGTACCATGAATTTGCATATAGTTGGAAGTTCTTTGCCCAGGAAAGAAGTACATTTTAAGAATAGTGTCTTGGTTCAAAATATAACCACAACaagttttaacaaatttgaccaAAGCATTTGAGGTAAAGCCAATATCCAATTGGAAATCTAACAACGATCAAGCTTACACATTTCATAAGAAATCTCTTATCACATTTAACGCACAACAGAGATTGGGTAAGATTTTTACCACTAAAGGCTTGCATTGGGTTAGGGCTTGGCTACCTAATAGTGAAATCAACATTTGGAAGTAGCCAACAAAGGTCAGCATTTAGGAGCAGAGGTTGTCGTTCGTGTGGAGTACCTGTGTTCGCACTCAGTCATCGTTTGCTTGGAGTGTTGATGTTCATATGAGGAAGAGAGAATAGAAGAATTGATGAAGGGGGAGGAGTGAATGGTGAGGAGATTGTGGTAGACGGTTGTGCAATTTGGTATGGGAGAGATGCGTTTGGGGCACCTTACTCAATTTTTCAtctaaaaccctaaaaaatacaatatacaaATTACTTAACCTTTATAAGGCGTCAagtaaaaatagaaaggaaaaaatttgaaaatttatactaacattatctttttttttcattattctcGACGTTTTTACACActacttgaaatttttttgaaaacattaaataatcgtgtttttgtagtagtgtttGTCCAATGTTTTTTCAACCATGGAAGATATCTTGCAAATTGAATCTGATCTTAAtatcctttttgttttgagaaaaaagtACTAGAACTTGCACTAAATCTCCCATTGGAAAATGTATATATCTCGTAaaagaatttgacaaatagtCATAAAGTTTTCACCTCTATCATAGACAACgtattttttccaaaaaaatatacaaaaagcCTTAGAtgattcaaattgaaaactagTTGTTTGAGAGGAGATGAATGCTCTAAGACAATATAATacaagaaataatatttttgttgagaGATAAGAGCTTAATAATGGGATGTAAATGGGTTTCTATACCATTAAATGTAATGTTGATGGTATAGTTGCAAAAAAATTCACTCAAACATATGAGATTAATTTTCTAGAAACTCTTGCTCTTAATGCTAAAATTAAGGTACTGTTATCTCTTGTAGCGTGATTGACCACTTCACTAACTCGatgtaaaaaatgtatttatcaATGGTGATTTTGAAGAATAAGTGCTACGAGCTTAGCATTAAGTTTCGAACTGAACTTTGGGAAGAAGAAAGTATGCAACTAAAAATGTCTCTATACATACACAAACAATATCCTAGAGCATGGTttgaatgatttgaaaaagTAGTTACGAGTTTTGGTTCCTTCAAAGTTAAGTTGATCACACGGtgttttttacaaatattattttgcaaataacaaaatagtgATTTTAATTGAGTACGTAGCTGCCATTGTTCTTAGAGGTCAGATAAAGCAGAATTGGAAGATTTAAAAAAGACACTGTGTTTCAAATCAAGAACCTAGGAACATTAGTACTTCCTAAGAATGGAGATTGCGAGAGCCATAAAAGATGTATTCGtgaaccaaagaaaaaatatattattgatttatttgaagaaacaaGTTTATCGGGGGCAAGGTAGTTGAGACTCCTAttgaatcaaatttgaaactagAAGCTGCAAAAGATGAAGAGGTAAAGGATAAGGAATAGTACCAAAGACAAATAGAAAACTGATTAATTTGTTCCTTATACATCTAGATATTGCGTTTGCAATAAGCATGGTTCCATGCACTCACCATAATGAGTTCATTTTGGAGTAACATATTGATTTTTGAGACATTTGAAGAAAACTCTCCAAAAAGTTAATTGGTTTAGAGATGAAATCtcataatatcaaattagtATAAGAGTTCATGAACCCAAATGAGTATTTaaccaaatacaaataaatcgTGATGAACCAAACAGAACCATGATCGAAAACCAGAAAAGATATGGTTAAACTTtcttgcttttaaattaagagGTACAAACAGATGGTAATTCACACAGTGAAGAAGTCAGTATAA
Coding sequences within:
- the LOC101218535 gene encoding uncharacterized protein LOC101218535 isoform X2; translated protein: MAYYEPPSFSLGLDLDFDLNPQTPLPDEPSSGSSVGVNISSKQDDGGVVDCIGEIGHDLPRKFKRLKRGPARCSSVSKKRESSPLLSVVDDDIEQFSSQEDCATVSRDHHPSSLFQSVCSSSKAREDKQTVDAPTSVGLEKQNKSLFSNLTISPLRKFQLLESDSDEPSSCDNQSRKGPEVVSSLNKQKATVSLSATVDEKKKSLTASITQKEDLWKDFCQTKSFHLPTPAFDEVCKEFSQLKQDVKAATGLGSSGHISCMDNHTINSSCSSEMMDKLGCPAHDYFFHEDPRIQKLVRNRLPNFLPLGVDGNRGSVIDYMRQFSNGEASTSRPSQVTRKESSKRSTSMSKRSKNIPSKCWANEKAVTPLSSKRAPEWAATQKKKIGNSSRNVKSKQGVPNCELLEDSGNWIDPKSSFNLPKDAGKRRVHAGGQSAGHWYTSPEGKKVWQQYVLKSIRH
- the LOC101218535 gene encoding uncharacterized protein LOC101218535 isoform X1, which codes for MAYYEPPSFSLGLDLDFDLNPQTPLPDEPSSGSSVGVNISSKQDDGGVVDCIGEIGHDLPRKFKRLKRGPARCSSVSKKRESSPLLSVVDDDIEQFSSQEDCATVSRDHHPSSLFQSVCSSSKAREDKQTVDAPTSVGLEKQNKSLFSNLTISPLRKFQLLESDSDEPSSCDNQSRKGPEVVSSLNKQKATVSLSATVDEKKKSLTASITQKEDLWKDFCQTKSFHLPTPAFDEVCKEFSQLKQDVKAATGLGSSGHISCMDNHTINSSCSSEMMDKLGCPAHDYFFHEDPRIQKLVRNRLPNFLPLGVDGNRGSVIDYMRQFSNGEASTSRPSQVTRKESSKRSTSMSKRSKNIPSKCWANEKAVTPLSSKRAPEWAATQKKKIGNSSRNVKSKQGVPNCELLEDSGNWIDPKSSFNLPKDAGKRRVHAGGQSAGHWYTSPEGKKVYVTKSGEELTGRAAYRFYKQDTGGFKKSKKKAAKKRK